CAACACATAACTGGTCCCATTTATTCAATTCCCAAATCAATTATCCTCCCCTAAGACCTGTAATTGGAGGTGTTTTGGTAGCATTGATTGTCTGGGCTATGGGAACCACCAAATATATTGGTCTGGGTGTTCCGACCATCGTGGATGCCTTTTCAGAAAACCTCCCTTGGTATGACTCCCTCGTGAAAATCTTTATGACTTCCCTGACACTTGGTTCGGGATTTAAAGGAGGGGAAGTTACCCCCTTGTTTTATACTGGGGCGACTCTGGGGAATGCGCTTTCTGGAATTATCCCATTACCCATGGCCCTATTGGCAGGAGCTGGGTTTGTGGGTGTTTTTGCTGGGGCAACCAATACTCCTTTGGCCTGTACATTGATGGGAATAGAGTTATTTGGTGCCGAAGCAGGGATTTTTATCGGTTTGGCCTGTGTTTTGGCTTACAAATTCAGCGGTCATGCCGGCATCTACAATTCCCAGATTATAGGCAGTCCAAAAAGCAGGAAGAGGTTTGATAAGAAAGGGAGCAAGCTAGGAGAACTTTGACCTGATCGGATTTAAGCTTGTTTCCAAGTATGGAAAAATTAACAGAGAGGTAGTTCAAATCAAACACAAGCCATAAATATAAATTATGATAAATATTTCAAACATAAATAATAATTTATGAAATAGATTTCGGAACTTTGCCTAATTATAAACAAAATCAAAAGGCAATGAAACGAATTACAGTAGCAAAAGGAGATGGGATCGGTCCGGAAATCATGGACGCCACGCTCGCCATTATCAAAGCCGCAGGTGCCCAAATTGAGGTAGATGAAATTGAAGTAGGTGAAAAGGTTTATTTAGCCGGCAACACTTCAGGTATCGCCAAAGAATCTTGGGATATTATTCGTAGGAACAAAGTTTTTTTGAAAGCCCCCATCACGACTCCCCAAGGTGGAGGTTACAAGAGTTTGAATGTGACCACCCGGAAATTTTTAGGTCTTTATGCCAATATACGCCCATGTATGAGTTTACATCCTTTTGTTGATACCAAGCATCCACAGATGGATATTGTGATTGTAAGGGAAAATGAAGAGGATCTGTATGCCGGTATAGAACACCAGCAAACTGATGAGGTGGTGCAGTGCCTTAAACTCATCAGTAGACCAGGTTGTGAGAAAATCGTCCGCTATGCTTTTGAATATGCCAAGCAGTACGGTCGCAAAAAAGTGACCTGTTTTACCAAGGACAATATCATGAAGCAAACCGATGGGCTTTTCCATCAGGTGTTTGATGAAATTGCTAAAGAATATCCTGAAATAGAAAAAGAGCATTGGATCATTGATATCGGAGCGGCCAAGATGGCGGATACGCCGGAAGCTTTTGATGTGATAGTAATGCCTAATTTATATGGAGATGTACTGAGTGATGTGGCTGCACAGATTGCAGGTTCTGTAGGCTTAGCAGGCTCCGCCAATATTGGTGAGGAATGCGCCATGTTCGAAGCGATCCATGGTTCCGCCCCAAGAAGGGCAGGTCAGAATATGGCCAATCCATCCGGACTTCTGCAGGGTGCTATCCAAATGCTTGCCCATATCGGACAAAGTGATGTAGCTGAAAAAGTACAAAATGCCTGGCTGAAAACCATCGAAGATGGTATACACACCTATGACATCTACAAAGAAGGCGTAAGCAAGGAAAAAGTGGGTACCAAAGAGTTTGCTGAGGCGGTGATCAGGAATTTGGGTAAAAAGCCATCCCAGCTCAAAGCGGTGACTTATGCTAAAGAGACTACCCTTAACCTACCTAAATATACCCGTAAGGCTCCCCTTAAAAAGGAGTTGGAAGGAGTAGATATCTTTGTGCATTGGGCAGGAACCGATGCAGAGGAACTGGCCGAAAAGATGCAGCAATTGAATTCAGATGAGGTGAAATTGACCATGATTACCAACCGTGGCATCAAAGTTTGGCCTGAGGGATTCCCTGAAACTTTCTGCACCGATCACTGGCGCTGCCGCTTCAAACCCGTAGGAGGAAAGGAGCTTACCAAGCAGCACATCATCCAATTGCTACAAATGGCAGAAGCAAGGCATGTTGATGTGATCAAAACAGAAAACCTATATGCTTTTGAAGGAAAATCGGCCTACTCTCTAGGACAAGGCCAATAGTTTGTGATAGTTGAATATATTGGACCGCTTTCGGGAGAGTTCCCGGAAGTGGTTTTTTTTAATACAATAATTTTAAGGGGAATTTTAAGCTCGAATGAGGCAATTTTTAAGTCCTTTTACTATTTTGGTTGCTTTAATCAGCCTTAACTGAAAATGAAAACCAACAAATTCCCGATTTCTTTCCTTGTTCTTTTATTTTTTTTCATAGGCCAAAGCTTCGCTCAGGTCAATCTATCCCAAGAGGTTCCATTAGATCCAAGGGTAAGATATGGAGTACTCCCCAATGGGCTAACCTACTACATACAGCAAAATCCCAAACCCGAAAATAAAGTGGAATTGCGTTTGGCGGTAAATGCCGGTTCGGTCCTCGAAACTGAAAAACAACTTGGTCTGGCGCATTTTACCGAACACATGGCTTTTAATGGAACAAGGAATTTTGAGAAAAATGAGTTGGTTTCTTATCTCCAATCCATAGGTGTATCCTTTGGTGCTGACCTGAATGCCTACACCAGTTTTGATGAAACGGTTTATATACTTCCCATTCCATCAGATGATGAGGAAAAATTACGAAGTGGTTTCCTGGTCCTCAGCGATTGGGCGGGAGGTATTCTGATGAGGGAGGAAGATATCGATGCTGAGCGCAGCATCATTGTAGAAGAATGGAGAACCGGACAGGGTTATTCCCAAAGGCTCAGAGACCAATATCTACCTCTTATGCTTTACAATTCCCAATACGCCGACAGGCTTCCAATAGGTAAAATGGAAGTGGTGCAGCATTTTGAATATGAGACCATACGGGAATTTTACAGGGACTGGTACCGCCCGGACAATTTGGCCGTCATTGCTGTAGGTGATGAAGATCCGGACAAGTTACTCGCTTTGATTGAAGAGTTTTTTGGTGCTTGGGAAAATCCCAAAAATGCTCCAAAAAGAAAGTCTTTTGAGGTGCCTGAGCACAAGGAAACTTTTGTATCCATTTTAACAGATCAGGAAGCTCCCGGGATTCAGATTCAGCTTTTTTATAAGCATAAAGCCCTTCCTACCAAGAGCAAGGAAGATTACCGTAATTGGCTGTTAAGAAGCTTGTACGGGGGAATGTTGACCCAGCGTCTTGACGAAATCCGACAGCAGCCTGATGCCCCATTTATTTTTGCAGGCACAGGTTATGGCAATTTTGTTAGGGATATGGATTATTTTTCTGCTTCAGGGGTAGTTTCTCCCGGGATGGTGGAGGCTGGTATTCAGGCTTTGATTGTAGAAAATGAAAGGGTAGCCCGTTTTGGTTTCACCCAAGCCGAATTGGACAGGGTTAAGCGTTCGGTACTCAATAATGCAGAGAGAGCATTTAAAGAAATGGACAAAACGGAATCCCGCTCTTTGGTGGGCCGTTATGTCAACCACTACCTTAATGGTCGCTTTGCAGAAGGAGAGGCTTGGAAGTACGAATTTTATCAGGAAATCCTCCCGAAGATAACATTGGAAGAGCTCAATGCCCTGGCAAAAACCTTGGTCAGGGAAGACAATAGGATCATTATCATCACAGCCCCAGATGCTGAAAAAGATAAATTGCCAACAGAGCAGCAGGTGTTAGCCCTATTTGATGCAGTGAAGCAAATGGATTTACAAGCCTATGAGGAAAAACTTTTATCCGAAAACCTACTTGAAACGCTGCCACAAACCGGAAGAATTGAGGCAATGGACCATCTGTTTTCTATTGATGTATATGAAATCATATTGTCCAATGGGGTAAAGGTTTTTGTAAAGCCAACAGATTTTAAGAATGATGAGATTGTCTTCAGTGCAAGAGGTGAGGGGGGGGGTTCCTTATTTGGAGAGGAAGACCATTACTCCGCGAGTTATTCAGGGGTTTTGGTAAATGTGATGGGTATTGGTGATTTTACCCCTACCGATCTGCGCAAAATCCTGGCAGGTAGATCCGTTTCGGTTACCCCCAATGTAGGTACCTATTCCCAGACGATTTCTGGTAGTACCTCACCAAGAGATCTGGAGATGGCCTTACAATTGATCCATTTGTACTTTACTGCACCGAGAGAAGACAGGCAGTTATTTGATATCTTTATCAGTAACCAAAAGACACAATTGGCATCAGCCCAATCCAATCCGGATTACCAATTTTCAAAAATGTTGAACCACATCCTGGCGGACGGTAACCTTAGGGCCAGCAGCATCTATGATCCTGAAGAATTGGAAAAAATTGATATGCAAAGAGCTTTGGAAATCTATGCTCAAAGTTTTAGCAATGCGGCAAATTTCGAATTTTTCTTTACTGGGAACATAGATCTCGACATTTTCAAGCCCCTATTGGAGCAATATATTGCTTCCTTACCCTCCGATCCAAGTCATTTGGACAGGTTTAGGGATATGGGCATCAGGACTCCCAGAGGTAGGACTGAGGTCATAGAAGTGGGGACAGATGAAAAAAGCCAGGTGATCCTGTTCTTTTCTGCTGAGGTAGAATACGACAGGAAAAAAGCAACTGACATCAGCTACCTTGGAGAAATCCTTACCATCAAATTGATTGAATCCCTGAGGGAGGAAATCGGTGGAGTCTATGGGGTCGGTGCCAATGGCAGTATGGGCATTCAGCCCATGGGGAATTTCTCATTTTCAATAGGATTTCCATGCAGCCCTGATATGGTGGATGTTTTGATAGAAGCTGCTTGGGAAGAAATAAGGAAAATCCAGGAAAATGGTCCAATGGAAGAGGATCTTAACAAAGTCAAAGAGAAGCGAAGGATAGCCTTGGAGGAGAACCTTAAGCGTAATAATTACTGGAATGCCCAGATGTCAGCCTTCCGTCTGTATGGGCTGCCTTTAGAGCTGATCATAGAGGCCGGCAAGTTCATTGAGGAAGTTACACCAGAGAGGATACAGCGGGCGGCTCAGGAATTCCTGGTCAAAGAAAATCTTCTTGAAATTAAGAAGTTTCCTTTAAGAAGGGAGTAAGGGTTTATTTCTAGGGCGTACAGGGCTTCCGCTTGTTTTGACCATTGAAGTTTAATGTAAAATGATGAATTAAAAATGAAGAATAGCGGACCATTGTAGGTTTAGGAGTTTGTTCATGTTTATAAAGAAGGATTTGAATCACCAAATCCAAGAACTTGAGAATGTAAAGTCCAAAAGTCCCGTTAGTTTTTTCACTGATTGTGAGTTTGTGTCTTTGTGGCCAAATGAAAATTCTTCAACATAGGTATTTAAATCATCCTCTTACAAATACAGAATTTCATTCAAAGTAATGGTCAGGGTATTGAAAACAGCATGGGCAAGCATGGAATAGCCCAATCCTTCCTGATACCTGACCCATCCGAAAAAAATCGCGCCTGGCAGGATACCTGCAAAAGTAAAGGTCCAATCCAAGGCAAGTGAGGAGGATTCTACATTCCCAAGATGAAGTATGGTAAAAAACAACGTGGTAAATACAAAGGAGGTATAAAACAAAGGAGTTGAAAGGTAAACATCATCTGGCTTTTTGTTTTGTTCATGAATGACCCATACCAGAAAAGCAAGTCCGATTCCCATAAATACCCACCAGTATTCTTTAAATATCACCATCCCAATTATGGGTTGGATAAAAATAAACCCAAAATGTTTCCTTTTACCTGAAAGAAATCCCCTTGAAAACAATTCCTCTAAAATTAGCGCTAAGACCAAAGCACTTAAAACATCTATGTTGTCAGAATTGCTGAAACCCTTATTCAATCCACCTACCCCCAGTTGCATGGCAATAGGATCTACCAGTAAATATTCATAACAGAATACAATGAGGGTGGTAATAACAGCGTATCTCAGGATCTTAGACTTTTCAAGCTTGCGCTCTTTTTGGTAAAAGTGTAGGAATGCGGTCATGTTCAATTTTAATATTTCACCCTTAAAGTTTTAATCATAAAATTTTCACTACAGCTTTCCAGGTCCTTCATCCTCCTTTCCAAGGTTTAAAAAGCTGTGAAACAAAGACCCGGCAAATAATGGTTGAAGGGCTAAATAGTAATGTTTTGGTATATCAAAGTTTAGGATCCTATACGATTCAAATGTATTCCAATGGTACACAACCCAAGCAAGGTTGGCCATAAATAGGATGGAAAAAAAGAGATAAATGAATTTAGCGAAACGTTTCATAGAGGTAAGATAACTATAATGAATATTTTAGTCAATCTATAGTTTGAAAAACTGATGTGGGGAACTCCATCTTTTAATGAGCACCTTTACTTCCTTAATTCCTCAATGTTTTCGCAATCCGACTTTCGACGTCCGCCTTCTTTCCATTCCCAAATTTTCTCATTTAATTCGCTCTATGGATTTACAATGGATTTGGGAAGGCATCCAAGAAGGGGTGGCTGAAATGAGTTGGCTGGAGGCCATAGCGGTATTTTTTGGTATTGCCTCTGTTTTTTATTCCATCAAAAAAAATATCCTTGTCTTTCCCACAGGCATGATTTCAACTCTGATTTATGTTTATATCTGCCTGAAGTATAAACTCTATGCGGATATGGGTATCAACGCCTATTATTTTTCCATGTCCATTTATGGTTGGTACCTTTGGTCCCGCCCTTCAAACGGGAAACCGGAGCTTCCGGTGACCTGGTTGGACAAAAAAGGGATTGCCACATCAGTGATTTTGTTTCTGGGATCTTATATAATCTTGTTTATCGTTTTGGCCAATTTTACCGATTCTGATGTCCCTTATTGGGATTCATTTACTACCGCTTCAGCTTTTGTAGGGATGTGGCTGATGGCCAAGAAAAAAGTGGAAAACTGGATTGCCTGGATCATTACGGATATAGTTTCAGTGCCATTGTACTTCTACAAGGGTTTGATGCTGACCTCTTTCCAGTTTTTGTTTTTCACAGTATTGGCCATCATTGGATTGATGGAGTGGATCAGGACAGCCAGAGTAAAACAGGAGGTATATGCGTAAAAAGGTGGTTGTTATAGGTCCTGAATCTACTGGGAAAAGTACTTTGAGCCAAGCTTTGGCAGCGCATTTTTCAGCCCCTTGGGTTCCTGAATATGCCAGAACTTACATTGAGAAACTGGACAGGCCCTATGATTATGACGACATGTTGGTAATCGCCAAAGGGCAATTGGAATGGGAAGATTTACATGCCCAAAAAGCAGATCAGCTTCTGATCTGTGATACAGACCTCCATGTGATCAAGGTATGGTCAGAGCACAGGTTCGGAAAGGTGCATGATTGGATATCTGAGCAGATTCAACTTAGGAAATACGATGTCTATTTATTGACAGACATTGATATTCCTTGGCAGGAAGATCCACAGCGGGAGCATCCGGAGCCCGAAATGAGACAGTATTTTTTTGAGTTGTACCGAAATCTTATCTCTCAAACAGGGGTTCCTTTTGAAATCATTTCAGGAACGGAGCCAGAAAGGATCCAAAAGTCCGTGAAAACTATCCGCAAACATCTGAAATTATAAATTGGTGGAGGAGTTTTGGTAAAAGATGTTAAATTGTCGCATTTTGACCGGGCAATTTTAAGACATGTTAAAATTCCTCATTTATTTCCATTACCTTTATATGAAGAATGTCGGACGATCACCCTGTTTGTTTTTCATTCCTTTTAAATTAATTATCACATTCAATTCAGTAAATGCGTCCGCCTAGATTTCAAGCCGCATCCTCCTTTCATGAAGACCTGAAAGGTAGAATCAAAAATTATTTCTCAGAAAAAAATCTTAAAACAACCGGAAATTCCTCCCTCTATTTCAAGGCCATCGTGATGGTTTTGGCCTTCATTGGGATTTATGTTCACTTGGTTTTCTTTACTCCTTTCTGGCCATTTGCCATCTTGGAATCCATCATCCTTGGGGCACTTACTGCAGGGATAGGTTTCAATGTCATGCATGATGGAGCGCATGGGAGTTTCAGCCGAAAAGGATGGGTCAATGAACTGGCCGGAATTTCCATCAATTTCTTGGGAGCCAATGTGTACATGTGGAAAACCAAACACAATGTGGCACACCATTCCTTCACCAATGTGGATGATCATGATGATGACCTCAATGCAGGTGCATTCCTGAGATTGGGCCCCAATCAGAAGCGGTACAAAATTCATCGCTTTCAGCATCGTTACTTCATTTTCATTTACTCCATTCTGTATTTCTATTGGGTGTTTTTCACGGATTATAAGAAGTATGTAACCAAAAAGGTGGCAGAAACACCAATCAAAAAAATGGACTTGAAGGAACATGTGTCTTTTTGGGGGTTCAAAGTAGAACATCTATTCTTGTTCATTGTACTTCCCGTTTATATGCTTGGGTTTATGCCCTGGCTGATCGGATTTCTTGTATATGGATTGGCCACCGGCATTATCATGAGTGTGGTATTCCAATTGGCCCATGTCCTGGAAGAGACCTCATTTCCTGTCCCTGATAAGGCGACCAATAAGTTGGAAGATGATTGGGCAGTCCATCAGTTGAAGACTACCGCAAACTTTGCCACTAAGAATAAGGTCTTATCCTGGCTTATCGGTGGTCTGAATTTCCAGATTGAACACCATCTGTTTCCCAATATTTCGCATATCCATTATCCGGCGATTTCCCAGATCATCAAGGAGACTTGTAGGGAATATGGGATTCCATATATCGAACATCCAAAAATGAGAGTGGCCCTTGCCTCCCATGTCAACCACTTGAAGCATTTGGGAAGGGAATAGGATTACTGTTCATCTGATAAAAAACTCCATTTGAAAAGAATAGGGCAATTCAGCGTAGCTGTCTTGCTTTTTTTTAACCTAAGGTTGTTGTACCCGGGGCCATTACCCAAAAGGGA
This Cecembia calidifontis DNA region includes the following protein-coding sequences:
- a CDS encoding NADP-dependent isocitrate dehydrogenase; this translates as MKRITVAKGDGIGPEIMDATLAIIKAAGAQIEVDEIEVGEKVYLAGNTSGIAKESWDIIRRNKVFLKAPITTPQGGGYKSLNVTTRKFLGLYANIRPCMSLHPFVDTKHPQMDIVIVRENEEDLYAGIEHQQTDEVVQCLKLISRPGCEKIVRYAFEYAKQYGRKKVTCFTKDNIMKQTDGLFHQVFDEIAKEYPEIEKEHWIIDIGAAKMADTPEAFDVIVMPNLYGDVLSDVAAQIAGSVGLAGSANIGEECAMFEAIHGSAPRRAGQNMANPSGLLQGAIQMLAHIGQSDVAEKVQNAWLKTIEDGIHTYDIYKEGVSKEKVGTKEFAEAVIRNLGKKPSQLKAVTYAKETTLNLPKYTRKAPLKKELEGVDIFVHWAGTDAEELAEKMQQLNSDEVKLTMITNRGIKVWPEGFPETFCTDHWRCRFKPVGGKELTKQHIIQLLQMAEARHVDVIKTENLYAFEGKSAYSLGQGQ
- the pnuC gene encoding nicotinamide riboside transporter PnuC, yielding MDLQWIWEGIQEGVAEMSWLEAIAVFFGIASVFYSIKKNILVFPTGMISTLIYVYICLKYKLYADMGINAYYFSMSIYGWYLWSRPSNGKPELPVTWLDKKGIATSVILFLGSYIILFIVLANFTDSDVPYWDSFTTASAFVGMWLMAKKKVENWIAWIITDIVSVPLYFYKGLMLTSFQFLFFTVLAIIGLMEWIRTARVKQEVYA
- a CDS encoding type II CAAX prenyl endopeptidase Rce1 family protein, translated to MTAFLHFYQKERKLEKSKILRYAVITTLIVFCYEYLLVDPIAMQLGVGGLNKGFSNSDNIDVLSALVLALILEELFSRGFLSGKRKHFGFIFIQPIIGMVIFKEYWWVFMGIGLAFLVWVIHEQNKKPDDVYLSTPLFYTSFVFTTLFFTILHLGNVESSSLALDWTFTFAGILPGAIFFGWVRYQEGLGYSMLAHAVFNTLTITLNEILYL
- a CDS encoding AAA family ATPase; its protein translation is MRKKVVVIGPESTGKSTLSQALAAHFSAPWVPEYARTYIEKLDRPYDYDDMLVIAKGQLEWEDLHAQKADQLLICDTDLHVIKVWSEHRFGKVHDWISEQIQLRKYDVYLLTDIDIPWQEDPQREHPEPEMRQYFFELYRNLISQTGVPFEIISGTEPERIQKSVKTIRKHLKL
- a CDS encoding M16 family metallopeptidase; this encodes MKTNKFPISFLVLLFFFIGQSFAQVNLSQEVPLDPRVRYGVLPNGLTYYIQQNPKPENKVELRLAVNAGSVLETEKQLGLAHFTEHMAFNGTRNFEKNELVSYLQSIGVSFGADLNAYTSFDETVYILPIPSDDEEKLRSGFLVLSDWAGGILMREEDIDAERSIIVEEWRTGQGYSQRLRDQYLPLMLYNSQYADRLPIGKMEVVQHFEYETIREFYRDWYRPDNLAVIAVGDEDPDKLLALIEEFFGAWENPKNAPKRKSFEVPEHKETFVSILTDQEAPGIQIQLFYKHKALPTKSKEDYRNWLLRSLYGGMLTQRLDEIRQQPDAPFIFAGTGYGNFVRDMDYFSASGVVSPGMVEAGIQALIVENERVARFGFTQAELDRVKRSVLNNAERAFKEMDKTESRSLVGRYVNHYLNGRFAEGEAWKYEFYQEILPKITLEELNALAKTLVREDNRIIIITAPDAEKDKLPTEQQVLALFDAVKQMDLQAYEEKLLSENLLETLPQTGRIEAMDHLFSIDVYEIILSNGVKVFVKPTDFKNDEIVFSARGEGGGSLFGEEDHYSASYSGVLVNVMGIGDFTPTDLRKILAGRSVSVTPNVGTYSQTISGSTSPRDLEMALQLIHLYFTAPREDRQLFDIFISNQKTQLASAQSNPDYQFSKMLNHILADGNLRASSIYDPEELEKIDMQRALEIYAQSFSNAANFEFFFTGNIDLDIFKPLLEQYIASLPSDPSHLDRFRDMGIRTPRGRTEVIEVGTDEKSQVILFFSAEVEYDRKKATDISYLGEILTIKLIESLREEIGGVYGVGANGSMGIQPMGNFSFSIGFPCSPDMVDVLIEAAWEEIRKIQENGPMEEDLNKVKEKRRIALEENLKRNNYWNAQMSAFRLYGLPLELIIEAGKFIEEVTPERIQRAAQEFLVKENLLEIKKFPLRRE
- a CDS encoding fatty acid desaturase family protein, giving the protein MRPPRFQAASSFHEDLKGRIKNYFSEKNLKTTGNSSLYFKAIVMVLAFIGIYVHLVFFTPFWPFAILESIILGALTAGIGFNVMHDGAHGSFSRKGWVNELAGISINFLGANVYMWKTKHNVAHHSFTNVDDHDDDLNAGAFLRLGPNQKRYKIHRFQHRYFIFIYSILYFYWVFFTDYKKYVTKKVAETPIKKMDLKEHVSFWGFKVEHLFLFIVLPVYMLGFMPWLIGFLVYGLATGIIMSVVFQLAHVLEETSFPVPDKATNKLEDDWAVHQLKTTANFATKNKVLSWLIGGLNFQIEHHLFPNISHIHYPAISQIIKETCREYGIPYIEHPKMRVALASHVNHLKHLGRE